The genomic interval CAGGGTGCAGACGGCATCCTGAAGGCGTGTGGCGTGGATGAAGGCAGGGGGAGTCGAGGGAAAGAGCGCTCCGAAAGCTTCGATCGGAGAGAGGCGCCGGATCCGGTTTTCGGGGGCCTGGACGAGCCGCACGATGGCTGCGACGGGACAGGACTCGTTGCGGTAGCAGGGGACCTTGCCGCTCCAGGGGGATCCCCAGACGCGGACCGTACCGTCCGCAAGCCCGAGAATGGGGCTGTCGTCGTTGAGCAGGGCGGAGCCGGGGATGTTTTCGCGCCACAGTCGGCTGTGGGTGCTCTTGCCGGTCCCGGATTCGCCGAGGAAGAGGACTCCGCGGCCTCGGTAACGGATTGCCGAGGCGTGGATGGCCACGGCGTTCCGATGGAGTGCCGTAAGGTTGAAGAGGGTCCAGATCCCGAACCGGAAGAGGGCGGGGTGGTGTGCGGGTGTAAAGTCGCAGCAGGCGAGGAGGCCTTGTTCCGGGATCCGGAATCGGGCCGGGAGTGAACCGTCCCGGGGTGACATTTCGAGGAGAAAACCGGCCTTGTCGTATCCGAAACGGCAGTCGGCATTGGCATCCGCGAAGTCGAAACGGTGGAGTTCGTGCCATCCGGCGGCTTTATGGATACGGACGCCGGATTCCAGAATCAGTTCCGGCTCGGAACCGGTTTTCGGGGCGACCTCGGACGCTGCGGTCCTCGCCCGCGCGACAGCCTCCCCCGGGGCGACCTCGACCCTTGCGGTCCTCGCCCGCCCGGCCTCCTCTCTCCCTTCTTTTCCCTCACTTGCAGCTTCTGCCCCCGCAACGGCAAACGCCTGCAACGCCCCGGCGAAACGGGGCGGAATCAACGAATCCGGAAGCGAAAGCCGGAGTCCGGCAATGATGTATTCCATAAGCGCAGGTTTTTTAATTTTCGAGTTCGATGATCCTCTGGCACCCGGCGAGGGAGTGCCCGTTGTGGGCGATTACGAAGAGCGTCATGCGGGGATTCCGCGCGGCAAGCTCCTCCAGCGAGCGGAGCAGTTCGGCTTCGGTGCGGGGATCAAGCGACGAGGTGGCCTCGTCGAACAGGAGCACGTCGGCATTCCGGTAGAGGGCCCTTGCAATGGCGATCCGCTGCCGCTGTCCGCCCGAAATCCGGGCTCCGCATTCGCCGACCGGCGTGTCGATGCCCCGGGGCAGCGTGGCGGCGAATGCTTCGAGGCGTGCCGTCCGGATGACCTCCAGGACCCGCTTGCGGTCGATGTCGTGCGGAGGAACCTCCGGTGCGATATTTTCGGCCAGGGATGCGTTGCGGAGAAAGGCGCGTTGCGAGACGTATCCGATCCGTTGCTGCCAGGCCCGGCGGTTGGCGGCGGTGAGCGGTACGCCGTCGATGCGGATCTCGCCCAGTGTGGGTTCGTAGAGTCCCGCCAGCAGATGGAGAAGGGTGGTTTTCCCGACTCCCGAAGCGCCGCGAATGCCGATCCGGTCGCCTTTCCGGAATGTAAAGTCGACGCCGTGCAACACCTCCCGGCTGCACCCCGGATAGCGGAACGCGAGTTGCCGCACCTCGATCGTCCGCTCGAAGGGTAGAGGCCCGGACTCCTCCGGCGTTGTTGTGCCGGATGCGATGGCGGGGTTCTCTTCGGTTTTTGCCTCGGTTTCCGCCGTGAGGGCCTGTCGCAGGATGTCGAGCGTATAGCGGTTGTAGCGGATCGAGACCCAGCCGTTCAGAATGGCCCGCACCGCGGGCATCAGGCGCAGGGCAGCCACGGCCGACACCCCGAACCACAGAGCGGAACCCTCCTTCCCGAAACTCCCGACAGCCAGCAGGGCCAGCCCGATGGCCAGTGCGGTTTCGACGACAAGCGGCGGCAGGCGGTTCAGGTCGGCTTCCCGTGCGCGGGCGCGGATCGCTTCGTCGAGCGAACGGTCGAAGGCCCGCAGCATCTCCGGGAATGCGCCGTTGAGTTCGATGTCGGCGTATCCGCGGAAGGTTTCGCCGACGATCCTTGCCTTTTCGCGCAGCGCCCGATTTTCCGCAGTACCGTATCGTGCGCAGCGCCTGCGGAAGCAGCGGATGTACCCCCATCCGACCGGAAGGAATACCGCAAGGGCCAGCAGGACGGCCTGCGGAGCATACGGGAACAGGACCGCGGCAGTCACTCCCAGCAGGGCGGTTTCGGCGACGATCACGGCAGCGGGGCGCAGAACGCCGGTGGTAAAACTCCGGGTGACGGCGTTCACGTTCCGGACGAGCGTCGCGGAGTCGGAGGCGTCGACGAAGGCCATGCCGCGGTCGTGACAGGCGATGAAGATCCGTCGGGAGAGCGCCCGGTAGAGGTCGAGCAGACAGCGGTTTTCGATCCGGGCGAGATGAAAGGTCGCCGCGCCCTTCAGCAGCGTGAAGAGCACGACCCCTCCGCAAACCATCCCGGCGAAGAGCCGGGTTGAAGCGATTCCCGAACTGCGGTAAGCCGCAGCCAGGCATCCGTCTCCGGTGAAGGCTTCTGGGTCGAGCAGCAGGGCCAGCAGGGGCAGCAGCAGGGCCAGTCCGGCGAAGTCGAGCACGGCCCGTGCGAGGAGCGTGGCGACCACGCCGCAACTCCGGCGGCGGAAGCCGTCGGGAAGGATGTCGAGGATTTTTTTCAAAGGCTCACGGACTCGATTTTATCGAGGAGGACATACCACAAAAACCCTTCCGTTTTTGTATATCCCATTTCGTGCAGCAGTTGCATGTATTCGCGGATCTGGCGCCGGTATCGTTCGGCGTCTCGTTCTCCGAACTTGTAGTCCACGACGACGGCGCGACCCTCCTCGCCGAGCATCACGCGGTCGGGGCGGCGTGTGGAGGCGCTTCCGGGGAGGATGATCTCCTGTTCGTTGCGCACGCGGCGCCACTTTCCGCCGAACCATTCGCGGGCTTCGGGGTGTTCGAGGGCCCGGGCGATCTTTTGTCTCAGGGTTTCGGCCTCGGTCTCCGAGAGTATGCCGTCGGCCTGCATCTGCACGACGGCCTCGTCGATCTGTGTTTCGTTGTCGGCCTGTTCGAAGGCGCGGTGCATCAGGATCCCGAAATCGCGGGGCGAGAGCCCGCTTTCCCCCTCCTCGAAGTAGCGCTGCGAGGGGAGCCGCAGCCGCAGGTCGGCCTGTGCCGTGGGATACTCCTCCAGAACGATGTGCCGGACCTCGGCCTGCTCCTTTTTTTCGGCAGCGGGGCCCGCGAACTCCCCGAATGCGAAGTGCTCGCCCGCCTCATCCGCCGAGTATCGGCCTTCGAGGTCGTCGAGCATGGCCTTGTTGCCCTCGACGCGGATGCTCCGGAGCAGCAGGGCGCCGACCGTCCGGTCGTTTTTCCGGGGAATGAAGAGGTGCAGGGACTCGGCGGCCCGGGTAAGGGCCACGTAGAGGAGGTTGATGTTGTCGACGTGCGAATAGACCAGTTCGCGGTAGTACTCCGGGGAGAACTCCGAATCGGCCATTGCCTTGCGGTAACGCACCGGGAAACGTCCGATTGCCTCGGCCTCGCCTTCGCGGGCTTCGGCCCAGACGATATTTCGGATCGAGCCGCTTGTCTTGGGCTCCAGCTGCCACGAGCAGTAGGGGATCACGACGGCCGGTTTTTCGAGCCCCTTGGCCTTGTGAATGGTGGTGATTTCGACCGTCGAGCGGCTTTCGTCGACGCTCAGCGAGCGGTTGCAGCCCGTTTCGTCCCACCAGCGCAGGAAGAGTTCGATATCGGCTACCTTCGTTGCGCAGAAGGCGATGATCTGTTCGTGAATGGCCTGGAGATAGGCCGTCTGGGAGCGGTCGCCCTGGAGGTCGAACGCCATGACGATCCGCTCGAAGGCCTCTTCGGGCGAGAGCAGGCGGATCGAACGGAAGAATTCGTTTTCGGGATCGCTCAGCGGTCGGTCGAAATCGCGGCGGAGGTAGTGGTTGAACTGGGCCCGGGCGAGGGAGTCGTCGGGATTCAGGGCGAGCCGGAGCGCTGCGGCGATGAATGCACTGACGGGGGCATTTCCCACGATGAGGGCCTCCTGCGTCATGACGTCGAAGCGGTAGCGGGGATCGGTGTTCCGCTGCTTGAAGTCGAGCAACTCGGCGGCGATGCGTGCGCCGTCCGAGGCGCTGCGCACGAGGATCAGGATGTCGCAGGGCCGGAATCCGCGGTCGAGCAGTGCGCAGATGCGCTCCACGACGGGCGGGCGTTCGTCGAAGGTCTCGACCGAGACGTAACCCGGATGTTCGGCTTTCCGGCGTGAGGTCTGGGCATGGTCGCGGTAGGCTGCGGCGAGCGTGCCGCGCAGGGCGTCGGCATCGGCGGGAGCGATTCCGTGCTTTTCGACCGCCTGGTCGAGGGCGGTGTCGAGTGCGCGGTCGTCGGTTTCGACGATCCGGGCGATGATGCGGTTGTTGAACTCCACGATTTGCGGCAGGCTCCGCCAGTTTTCGCGCAGGACCTCCACCTGGGTCTCGGCGGGTCCCAGGGCCTGCCGGGCCTGCTCGTGGAGGATGCGCCAGTCGCCGCCGCGCCAGCGGTAGATCGACTGCTTGATGTCGCCGACGAGCAGGACGGCCGTCTGCTGCTCCTCGGTCTGGGCCATGGCGTTGCGGAGCAGCGGGAGGAAGTTCTCCCACTCCTTGGCCGAGGTGTCCTGGAACTCGTCGATCATGAATCGGTCGAAGCGGTTTCCGACCTTTTCGTAGATGAACGGCGCGTCGTTGTGGTCGATGAATTCCGCGAGGATGTATTTGGTTTCGGAGAGCAGCATGAGGTTCTGCTCCTCGCAGAGCTGCTGCACGCGGGCGTAGAGGTCGGCGAGGAGTGCGAAGCTGCGGTAGTTTTCGCGCAGCAGGTCGCACGTGTTCCAGTGTCGGAGGTTCGCGTCGTAGATGTCGCGCATCCGCTGCAGCAGGGGCCTCAGCTGCGGGGCGAGGTTGCGGGAGGGCGAACCCTTTTTGCCCCACTTGTCGTCCGAGTCGACGGCCTCCGCGACGCGGGTTTTGTAGGGTTCGAGCGAGCCCTCGGCCGCGGTGTAGAACCATTTGGCGAATCCCGTTGCCTTGTATGGGAAGTCGTCGAGGGAGAGTCCCGCGGCGCCGATGATCCCGAGGGCCTGGCGGGCGGTTTCGCGGAGCTCCTTTTTGGAGGCTTCGGCCAGGTGCGTGGCGCGGGCGACGATGCGTCCCAGTTCTTCGCGGGAGCGTGCGTCGGTCAGTGCCGACTTGTTTTTCTCCTTGAAGATCTCGCCCGCGAGTGAGAGGATTCCGTCGCGGACATCCCATTTGAGCCCGTCGTCGATGCGCTCCTGGACGAATTCCGAGAGCCAGCGCTGGAGGTCGCGGTCGACGGTGATCTGTTCGATCAGGGCGTCGGCGCCCTTCGAGAGCACCGACGAGGTTTCGATCTCGACGTTGTAGTTCAGGTCGATCCCCAGCTCCTTGATGAAGGCGCGGAGGATGCGCTGGAAGAAGGTGTCGATGGTGAGGACCGTGAAGCGCGAATAATCGTGGAGGATCTTTGCGCGGACTTCGGCGGCGCGTTTGCGGATGGTTTGTTCGTCGAGGGCGAGCTCTTCCGAGAGTTGCGTCAGATAGGAGCTGTCGTTTCCGGCCGCGAGGTTGTGAATCTCCTTCAGGATGCGGGATTTCATCTCCTCGGTGGCCTTGTTGGTGAAGGTTACGGCGAGGATATGCCTGTAAAGTTCGGGCTCCTCGATCACGTCGCGGACGTACTGGAAGGCCAGTTGGTAGGTTTTTCCGGAGCCGGCGCTGGCATTCAGGATCTTCGCTCTCTTCGTTTGCACTGTTCGGAAATTCTTTTTGGAAGGTAAAAATACGAAACAAAACCCGAATTTCGCAAGAAATTCGTAAATTAGCCGGACAAAACAGAACCGAAACATGAAAAAAATGCTTTTTAGTCTGCTGCTGCTGACGGTTTTCGGTGCGCTGCAGGCCCAGACTCCGGCGGACGGCGGAGCGCAACGCGAATGGCTCACCTCGTTTACGGCCGTGGAGGTTACGGCACCGCTCGACATCCGTTTCATCCGGGTTCCCGACAGCGAGGCTCCGAAGATCATCTACGATACGAAAGGTTCCTATACGACTCGTTTCCGGTTTGAAGTCCGGGACAAGGTGCTCCGGATCATGGAGCGGCCCGATTCGCGGCGTCCGGAGCGCACGCAGGTCGAGGTTTACTACAATTCGCTGGAGCGTATTGCCGTGGCGGATGCGGTTGCGACGTTCGACAGCACGTTGGTGTCGACGGTCCTCGACCTTACGATCGGGGGTATGGCCCAGGTGACGGTGCCGCTCGACGTGAAGGATCTCCAGTTGGAGCAGACGGGCAAGAGCCGTGCGACGCTGACCGGGTCTGCGCGTTATCTTTCGCTGTTTGTTTCGGCGGGGACGCTCGATGCTTCGGCGCTGGAGGTGATGTCCGCGGAGGTGAACGTGACGGGTTCGGGTTCGGCATCGCTGTGGGTGACCGACCGTTTCGAGGGGAAGACCTCGACGGGCGGCAAGATCACCTACAAGGGAACCCCGACGGTGATCCGCGGGGGCATGAAGTTCATGGGCGGCGACATCACCCGAACCGGGGAGTAAGACGCGCGTCGGGAGGCTCCGCAGGGGTGCCCTGTCCGCTGCGTGCTGCACATTCTGAATCATGAAGAGTTTCCTTTACGAAGTTGCTGCGGACCTCTATGCCCGCTACGGGGAGGGATTGTCGGAATGTTCCGTTCTCTTCCCGTCGCGTCGTGCGCGGCTGTTCTTCATCGACGCGCTGTCGCAGATTGCCGGGCGTCCGATGTGGCAGCCGACGTGGGCAACGATCGACAGCCTGATGGAAGAGATCTCGGGGCTGCGGCCCGGGGACCGCGTGCGGCTCATCACGGAACTCTACAAAATCTATTCGCAATACCACGCCGAACCGTTCGACCGGTTCTACTTCTGGGGCGACATGCTTCTGACGGACTTCGACACGATCGACAAATACGGCGTGAATGCCGACCGGCTTTTTCGCAACATCACGGACATCAAGGAGTTGGAGGCCGATATTTCGTACCTCACGCCGCGTCAGCTGCAGATCGTGAAGGCCTTCTGGTCGACGTTGGGCGACGAGTCCGACCTTTCGGCCGAGAAGCGGCGGTTCCTGGCGATCTGGAAGAGCCTGGGACCGATCTACCATCGGCTGCGGGAGCGCCTTTCCGAGCTGGGCATCGCCTACAACGGCATGATCCAGCGTGCGGCGGCCGACCGGCTGCGGGCGGGCGGCTACTCGTTTCCGGAGCCGCGGCGTTACGTCGTGGCGGGCTTCAACGCCCTGTCGGAGTGCGAGAAGCAGCTTTTCCGCTTTTTGTCGACGGCTGCCGAGACCGATTTCTACTGGGATTACGACACCTATTACAGGGATGCCCCCGAACAGGAGGCGGGGATGTTCGTGCGCGAGAATACCGTGCAGTTCCCGGCGCGGAGCGACATCTCCCACGACAACATGGCCCGGGAGAAGGAGCTGACGGCCGTGGCTGCGGTTTCGAATGCCGTGCAGTGCAAGGCTGCGGCGGGGATCCTGCGCGAACTGGCGGCTGCGGGCCCGCTCGACAAGCGCACGGCCGTGGTGCTGACCGACGAAAACCTGCTGCTGCCGCTGCTCTACGCGCTGCCGCCGGAGATCGGGCGGGTGAACGTCACGATGGGCTACCCGCTGCGCACGACCCTGGCCTATACGTTTGTCGAACGTCTTGTGGCATTGCAGTCGCACCGCCGCCGGAAGGGGGAGGGGTGGAGCTTTTACCACGCCGACGTGGTGGGGATCCTCGCACACCCCTACGTCTCGGAGAGCGATTCTGCGGAGACCCGCCGGATGCAGGAGGAGATTGTCCGCGAACGGCGCATTTCGGTCGATGCCGCGTGGCTCGGGCGCAACGACCTGCTGCGGCAGATCTTCTCGGCGGCCGAGTCGTGGCGCGACCTTTCGGAGTGGCTGCTGGGGGTGGTCGGGGCCGTGGCCCGCATCCCCTGCGAGGGGACGGATGCGCGTCAGCGGGTGGAGTTCCTGGCCGTCATTGCCGGGGAGTTGACCAAACTGCGCAACTCGCTCGAAGCGTGCGACATCGCGCTGACGCCCGAGATCTACGCCTCGCTGCTGCGGCGCCACCTCCAGACGCTGCGCATCCCCTATGAGGGCGAACCGCTCGAAGGGCTTCAGGTCATGGGCATCCTCGAAACGCGCAACCTCGATTTCGACAACGTGATCCTGCTGTCGATGAACGACGACAACTTTCCGGGCAAC from uncultured Alistipes sp. carries:
- a CDS encoding UvrD-helicase domain-containing protein, whose amino-acid sequence is MQTKRAKILNASAGSGKTYQLAFQYVRDVIEEPELYRHILAVTFTNKATEEMKSRILKEIHNLAAGNDSSYLTQLSEELALDEQTIRKRAAEVRAKILHDYSRFTVLTIDTFFQRILRAFIKELGIDLNYNVEIETSSVLSKGADALIEQITVDRDLQRWLSEFVQERIDDGLKWDVRDGILSLAGEIFKEKNKSALTDARSREELGRIVARATHLAEASKKELRETARQALGIIGAAGLSLDDFPYKATGFAKWFYTAAEGSLEPYKTRVAEAVDSDDKWGKKGSPSRNLAPQLRPLLQRMRDIYDANLRHWNTCDLLRENYRSFALLADLYARVQQLCEEQNLMLLSETKYILAEFIDHNDAPFIYEKVGNRFDRFMIDEFQDTSAKEWENFLPLLRNAMAQTEEQQTAVLLVGDIKQSIYRWRGGDWRILHEQARQALGPAETQVEVLRENWRSLPQIVEFNNRIIARIVETDDRALDTALDQAVEKHGIAPADADALRGTLAAAYRDHAQTSRRKAEHPGYVSVETFDERPPVVERICALLDRGFRPCDILILVRSASDGARIAAELLDFKQRNTDPRYRFDVMTQEALIVGNAPVSAFIAAALRLALNPDDSLARAQFNHYLRRDFDRPLSDPENEFFRSIRLLSPEEAFERIVMAFDLQGDRSQTAYLQAIHEQIIAFCATKVADIELFLRWWDETGCNRSLSVDESRSTVEITTIHKAKGLEKPAVVIPYCSWQLEPKTSGSIRNIVWAEAREGEAEAIGRFPVRYRKAMADSEFSPEYYRELVYSHVDNINLLYVALTRAAESLHLFIPRKNDRTVGALLLRSIRVEGNKAMLDDLEGRYSADEAGEHFAFGEFAGPAAEKKEQAEVRHIVLEEYPTAQADLRLRLPSQRYFEEGESGLSPRDFGILMHRAFEQADNETQIDEAVVQMQADGILSETEAETLRQKIARALEHPEAREWFGGKWRRVRNEQEIILPGSASTRRPDRVMLGEEGRAVVVDYKFGERDAERYRRQIREYMQLLHEMGYTKTEGFLWYVLLDKIESVSL
- a CDS encoding head GIN domain-containing protein, giving the protein MKKMLFSLLLLTVFGALQAQTPADGGAQREWLTSFTAVEVTAPLDIRFIRVPDSEAPKIIYDTKGSYTTRFRFEVRDKVLRIMERPDSRRPERTQVEVYYNSLERIAVADAVATFDSTLVSTVLDLTIGGMAQVTVPLDVKDLQLEQTGKSRATLTGSARYLSLFVSAGTLDASALEVMSAEVNVTGSGSASLWVTDRFEGKTSTGGKITYKGTPTVIRGGMKFMGGDITRTGE
- a CDS encoding PD-(D/E)XK nuclease family protein — encoded protein: MKSFLYEVAADLYARYGEGLSECSVLFPSRRARLFFIDALSQIAGRPMWQPTWATIDSLMEEISGLRPGDRVRLITELYKIYSQYHAEPFDRFYFWGDMLLTDFDTIDKYGVNADRLFRNITDIKELEADISYLTPRQLQIVKAFWSTLGDESDLSAEKRRFLAIWKSLGPIYHRLRERLSELGIAYNGMIQRAAADRLRAGGYSFPEPRRYVVAGFNALSECEKQLFRFLSTAAETDFYWDYDTYYRDAPEQEAGMFVRENTVQFPARSDISHDNMAREKELTAVAAVSNAVQCKAAAGILRELAAAGPLDKRTAVVLTDENLLLPLLYALPPEIGRVNVTMGYPLRTTLAYTFVERLVALQSHRRRKGEGWSFYHADVVGILAHPYVSESDSAETRRMQEEIVRERRISVDAAWLGRNDLLRQIFSAAESWRDLSEWLLGVVGAVARIPCEGTDARQRVEFLAVIAGELTKLRNSLEACDIALTPEIYASLLRRHLQTLRIPYEGEPLEGLQVMGILETRNLDFDNVILLSMNDDNFPGNHMAQASFIPYNLRAAYGLPTPEHHEGVYAYYFYRLLQRARRVWMLYCSHADDKSTGEPSRYIYQLDYESGFPVRRVEVGVDVNLAETAPIEVAKDERVLRSLERFTDPASPATLSPTAFFRYVACPLRFYFHSIARLESDDEISEEVDAPMFGTILHAAVQKLYARIAGEHRPGGTLRALLRTGEVAAAVEASINENYLNDASATPDDYTGNLLLVRDIVTRYLRGGVIPYDAAHDGFTVEGLEDSVAYGFDFRTADGTVRRMKFAGIADRIDRLDDGTLRVVDYKTGAPHLEFAGIESLFRGEGKQRLSNILQTLLYAMMLYHTRGVDAEPTLYYVRAMNRPDYDPRLFDRELDLRGGRYTHYAGRFEELVGETLAELYDPSVPFRQCADADTCKYCDFNVLCRR
- a CDS encoding ABC transporter ATP-binding protein gives rise to the protein MKKILDILPDGFRRRSCGVVATLLARAVLDFAGLALLLPLLALLLDPEAFTGDGCLAAAYRSSGIASTRLFAGMVCGGVVLFTLLKGAATFHLARIENRCLLDLYRALSRRIFIACHDRGMAFVDASDSATLVRNVNAVTRSFTTGVLRPAAVIVAETALLGVTAAVLFPYAPQAVLLALAVFLPVGWGYIRCFRRRCARYGTAENRALREKARIVGETFRGYADIELNGAFPEMLRAFDRSLDEAIRARAREADLNRLPPLVVETALAIGLALLAVGSFGKEGSALWFGVSAVAALRLMPAVRAILNGWVSIRYNRYTLDILRQALTAETEAKTEENPAIASGTTTPEESGPLPFERTIEVRQLAFRYPGCSREVLHGVDFTFRKGDRIGIRGASGVGKTTLLHLLAGLYEPTLGEIRIDGVPLTAANRRAWQQRIGYVSQRAFLRNASLAENIAPEVPPHDIDRKRVLEVIRTARLEAFAATLPRGIDTPVGECGARISGGQRQRIAIARALYRNADVLLFDEATSSLDPRTEAELLRSLEELAARNPRMTLFVIAHNGHSLAGCQRIIELEN